The DNA region TGCGTCGGCGACCAGGTGCTCCTCGTCACCGGCGACCTCGTCGGCGACTTCGTCGAAGGGCACCAGGCCGGCGCGCCATGCGCGCACCCAGGCAACGAACCGGCTCGACCGGCGCGGCGCAAGGATGGCCGCACCCGCAGCGGGGGTGGACATGCCGAAAGAGTACGTGTTCTTGCCCGCCCCTGTCTCGACTGCCGCACTCCACCCCTTCCCACCCCCTCCCACCCCGCCCCTCCCACCCCCGCCATCTCCCCGTCGATCATGCACTTTTGGTCGCTGGTTCATGCACTTCTGCACCTTTCGTCGCGACGCTAAGTGCATGATCGGCGGCCAGAGGGCGGGGTGGGCGGCGCGTCGAGATGTGGGGTCGGGTGGGTGGGACTAGCGTGCCGGGGATGGGGCGGCGGTATGGCGAGGACGTTCTGGCGGGGGACTGGCGGCGGCGGAAGGTGATTCCGGAGGTCGACGCCGAGGCGGACCTGGTGGTCGAGGACGCCGATTCGGGTTTCTGTGGCGCGGTGGTCGGGTTCGAGTCCGGTGCGGTGGTGCTGGAGGACCGGCACGGTAAGCGGCGCAACTTCCCGCTGCGTCCCGCCGCCTTCCTGCTCGACGGTCAGCCGGTCACCCTGCGCCGACCCGCCCGGGCGCCGGTGCCGGCCGCGCGTCGGCGTACCGCCTCGGGTTCCGTAGCGGTCGAGGGGGCACGCGCCCGCGTCGCCCGGGCCAGTCGGATCTGGGTGGAGGGGGTGCACGACGCCGCCCTGGTCGAGCGGATCTGGGGTGACGACCTGCGCATCGAGGGTGTGGTGGTGGAACCCCTGGAGGGCATCGACGACCTCGACGCCGCGGTACGCGAGTTCGGCCCGGCCCCGCACCGGCGGCTCGGCGTTCTCGTCGACCATCTCGTGCCCGGCTCGAAGGAGAGCCGGATCGTGGCCCGGGTGACCTCGCCGCATGTGCTGGTCACCGGGCATCCGTACGTCGATGTGTGGCAGGCGGTGAAGCCGGCGGCGCTGGGCATCCGGGCGTGGCCGGTGGTGCCGCCGGGGCGGCCGTGGAAGGAGGGGGTCTGCGCGGCGCTGGGGGTCGCCGAGCCGGCCGACATGTGGCGGCACATCCTGTCCCGGGTCAACACCTACGCGGAGGTGGAGACCCCGCTGATCAACGCCATGGAGCGGTTGATCGATTTCGTCACCGAGCCGGGCTGATCCGCGCCCTCGGCGGTCTGTGTCGGGCGGGGCCGCAGGCGCTACGGTGTACCGCCTGATCCCTACCACTCCCGGGGGTGCCGGTTGAGCCGCTTCGAGCAGCCGCGACGGCGGGTGCGTCAGGCGTTCCAGGTGGGACGCGCGTCCGTACGCGCCGCCCGCGAGCGACAGCGCGAACGAGCGGCGATCCGCGCCCAAGAGGCGGTCGCCGTCCCGCCGCCCTGGCAGCCCGTGCCGCCGGTCGACGGCGGTGGCTCGACGACCAGCCGGGACGACTCCGATGTGCCGAAGGCACTGCGGATCGCCGCCGCCTGGTCCTGGCGGCTGATCGTGATCGGGGTGGTCGGCTGGGCGCTGCTGCGCCTGATGGGCACCGTTCGCATCGTCATCGTTCCCCTGCTGGTGGCCCTGCTGCTGACCGCCCTGCTGGCCCCGGCGGTCGGGTGGCTGCTGCGGTTGCGGGTACCCCGGAGCCTGGCCACTGCGGTGGTGCTGATCAGCGGGCTCGGCGCGGTGGTGGGCACCCTGACCCTGGTGGTCAACCAGTTCATCGTCGGTCTGCCCGACCTGAGTGTGCGGGCCTCGGCCGGCATCGGGCAGATCCAGGACTGGTTGCGCGACGGCCCCCTCGGGCTGTCCGACGGGCAGCTCAACGGCTACGTCGAGGCCGGCCAGAAGTGGATCAACGAGAACAGTCAGTCCCTGACCAGCGGGGCGATCAACACCGCCGGCACGGTGTTCGAGGTGTTCACCGGCACCCTGCTGGTGCTGTTCGCGATGTTCTTCTTCCTGCGCGACGGTGACCGGATCTGGCGGTTCCTGGTCGGGATGCTGCCGGTGGCGGCCCGTTGGCGGGCCGACGACGCCGGTCGGGCCTCCTGGTTGACCCTGGTGGCCTACGTCCGGGCCACCGTGCTGGTGGCCTTCATCGACGCGCTGGGCATCGGGATCGCCCTGGTGCTGTTCGACGTGCCGTTCGCCTTCCCACTGGCCGCACTGGTGTTCCTCGGCGCCTTCATCCCGATCGTCGGTGCCACCCTGTCCGGTGCGGTGGCGGTGCTGGTCGCCCTGGTCGACAGCGGCTGGGTCACCGCCCTGGCGATTCTCGGGGCGGTGATCGTGGTGCAGCAGCTGGAGGGCAACGTCCTCCAGCCCTGGATCATGGGTCGGGCGGTGGCCCTGCACCCGCTGCCGGTGGTGCTGGCGGTGACCGCCGGGGTGGTGCTCGACGGCATCGTCGGAGCACTCGTCGCCGTACCGTTGATCGCCGTGCTCAACACCGCGGTCCGCCGCCTGGCCCGCCGCCCCCCGGAACCGGCCCCGCCGGTCCCGGACGCGGTGGTCGTCCGCTCCACCGCGCCATAACACCCCCCACCCCGACCCGGGCCCGCTGCGTTGATCATGAGGTTAGCGGTGGGGACAGCGCTTTCCTGTGCCGGTAACCTCATGATCAACGCGGGTGGGCGGGCGGGTCAGGGGACTTGGTCGGGGGATCGGGTGAAGACGAAGGTGGCGATGTCCAGGGTCACCGGGCGGCCCGTCTGGTCGCGGAGCACGGCCAGCACCTCGCCGTGTTCCTCGCCGCTGACGGCCCGCCAGCGGTCCGGGCCTTCCGGGCGGTAGCGGCTGACCGGATCACCCGGCATGGTCCCGACCAGTTCCCCGGTAGTGGCGTCCCAGACGAGGTCCAGGGGAATGCCCATCCACCACCAGCGGCCGGTCAGGGCGGCCACGTCGGCCGGGGGCGGTGTGTCGACCGGCGACCAGGCTCGGGGCGGCGTCGGTTCGGCGTCCAGGACCTGGGTGAGCAGCTGCCGGCCCAGGGTGCCGAGACCGCCGACCCGGAAGGCGTACGCGTTGGCGAAACCGACCACCGCGGTACGACTGGGGCGATGCACCTCCAGCACGGCCAGGTAACCGGGCATCGAGCCGCCGTGTCCGGCGTACACCCGCTCGCCCTCGCGGTGCAGTGCCAGTCCGAGCCCGCGTCCGGCCCGCCAGGAGTCCAGGTCGACCATCGCCATCGGGGCGCACATCTCGTCCAGGGTCTGCGGGGCCAGGACGGCCGGATCGGGCTCGGCCAGGAAGGCCGCCCAGCGGGCCAGGTCCGCCACGGTGGACCAGAGCTGCCCGGCCGGTGCCATGGCCCCGGTGTCCGTAAGCGGTTCCTCCCGCAGGGTGTCGTGCCACGGGTGCACCACATAGCCGGGGGCGAACGGCGCGGTGGCGGCGTAGGTGGTGCGATGCATCCCCAGGGGGTCGAGGATCCGCTCCCGCAGCAGTTGCTCCCACGGGGTCTTCGTGATCCGTTCCAGGGCCCCGCCGAGCAGCCCGTACGCCAGGTTGGAGTAGTGGAAGGCGCGGTGCGGGGGGTACGCGACCTTCGCGGCGGAGAATCCGGCCAGCAGCGTACGTAGATCGACCCCGTCGCTACGTTCCCACCACGGTCCGTCCGGCTCCCGTTGCAGACCGCTGATGTGTCCGAGCAACTGCCGCAGGGTGACCGGCCCGGCCGCCTCGGCCTCCGGCAGATGCCGCCGCAGGGGGTCGTCGAGCGCCAGCCGACCGGCGTCGCGTTCCTGCATGATCAGCGCCGCGGTCATCGTCTTGGTGATCGAACCGATCCGAAACTGCAGGTCGGCGTCGGGAGTCGGGTGGGTGCCGGCGGCGCTCAGATGGACCAGAGCGCCGTCGCGGATCACCCCGACGATCAATGACGGAACGTGACCGGTCAACTGGGCCTCGGCCACCAGGACGTCGAGCTGACGGGCGGTTTCCGGACGTAGCGACATCTTCTACCCTCCGTAGTGGTGACCGAGAGCTTACGATCATGTCAATTCGATGACACGTGCATTCCCATGTCACGATCGTGTTATGGATGCCGTGTTCTGGATCGTGCTGGGCGTGGTGCTGGCGGTCGCTGAGATCTTCACGGCGACCCTGTTCGTGCTCATGTTCGCGGTCGGTGCGTTCGCCGCTGCCGGTGCCGCCGCGCTCGGTGCTCCGGTGGCGGTGCAGGCGGTCGTCTTCGCGGCCGTCTCGGCGCTGACCGTCCTGGCGGCGCGGCCGGTGATCCGGCGACACAGGCAGTCGGCGTTGGAGAGCGGCGACACCGCGTTCGGGATCGAGGCGATCGAGGGCTCCACCGCCCTGGTGTTGGAGCAGGTCGACTCGGACAAGGGCATGGTGAAGATCGACGGCGAGGTGTGGACCGCCCGAGCCTACGACGGCACCCAGGTTTTGGCTCCCGGCGAACGGGTGCAGGTTATTCAGGTCAAGGGAGCGGTAGCCCTGGTCTGGCGGGATGTTGCGACGCCCACTGAGCTACCCGAAGTGGAGAGGTGACCGGATGGAACTCGTGATTCCCGTCCTTTTGATAGGTATCGCCCTGATCGGGGTGATCACCCTGGCCAAGGCGCTGCGGATCGTCCCGCAGCAGCGCCAGGACGTGGTCGAGCGGCTGGGTCGCTACAAGCGCACCCTCAACCCGGGGCTGAACCTGCTCGTGCCGTTCGTCGACTCGGTGCGTACCAAGGTCGACATGCGGGAGCAGGTGGTCAGCTTCCCGCCGCAGCCGGTGATCACCTCGGACAACCTGGTCGT from Micromonospora sp. NBC_01739 includes:
- a CDS encoding NfeD family protein, which gives rise to MDAVFWIVLGVVLAVAEIFTATLFVLMFAVGAFAAAGAAALGAPVAVQAVVFAAVSALTVLAARPVIRRHRQSALESGDTAFGIEAIEGSTALVLEQVDSDKGMVKIDGEVWTARAYDGTQVLAPGERVQVIQVKGAVALVWRDVATPTELPEVER
- a CDS encoding serine hydrolase domain-containing protein, whose protein sequence is MSLRPETARQLDVLVAEAQLTGHVPSLIVGVIRDGALVHLSAAGTHPTPDADLQFRIGSITKTMTAALIMQERDAGRLALDDPLRRHLPEAEAAGPVTLRQLLGHISGLQREPDGPWWERSDGVDLRTLLAGFSAAKVAYPPHRAFHYSNLAYGLLGGALERITKTPWEQLLRERILDPLGMHRTTYAATAPFAPGYVVHPWHDTLREEPLTDTGAMAPAGQLWSTVADLARWAAFLAEPDPAVLAPQTLDEMCAPMAMVDLDSWRAGRGLGLALHREGERVYAGHGGSMPGYLAVLEVHRPSRTAVVGFANAYAFRVGGLGTLGRQLLTQVLDAEPTPPRAWSPVDTPPPADVAALTGRWWWMGIPLDLVWDATTGELVGTMPGDPVSRYRPEGPDRWRAVSGEEHGEVLAVLRDQTGRPVTLDIATFVFTRSPDQVP
- a CDS encoding DUF3097 domain-containing protein; translated protein: MGRRYGEDVLAGDWRRRKVIPEVDAEADLVVEDADSGFCGAVVGFESGAVVLEDRHGKRRNFPLRPAAFLLDGQPVTLRRPARAPVPAARRRTASGSVAVEGARARVARASRIWVEGVHDAALVERIWGDDLRIEGVVVEPLEGIDDLDAAVREFGPAPHRRLGVLVDHLVPGSKESRIVARVTSPHVLVTGHPYVDVWQAVKPAALGIRAWPVVPPGRPWKEGVCAALGVAEPADMWRHILSRVNTYAEVETPLINAMERLIDFVTEPG
- a CDS encoding AI-2E family transporter, whose translation is MSRFEQPRRRVRQAFQVGRASVRAARERQRERAAIRAQEAVAVPPPWQPVPPVDGGGSTTSRDDSDVPKALRIAAAWSWRLIVIGVVGWALLRLMGTVRIVIVPLLVALLLTALLAPAVGWLLRLRVPRSLATAVVLISGLGAVVGTLTLVVNQFIVGLPDLSVRASAGIGQIQDWLRDGPLGLSDGQLNGYVEAGQKWINENSQSLTSGAINTAGTVFEVFTGTLLVLFAMFFFLRDGDRIWRFLVGMLPVAARWRADDAGRASWLTLVAYVRATVLVAFIDALGIGIALVLFDVPFAFPLAALVFLGAFIPIVGATLSGAVAVLVALVDSGWVTALAILGAVIVVQQLEGNVLQPWIMGRAVALHPLPVVLAVTAGVVLDGIVGALVAVPLIAVLNTAVRRLARRPPEPAPPVPDAVVVRSTAP